From a single Planctellipticum variicoloris genomic region:
- a CDS encoding beta-galactosidase trimerization domain-containing protein gives MSRLCSIGVCLAMALTDIRPVLAQSPVRGIWGREILSQPFDKEPFREIRIPEWVQETIGCGYTLSVMGTEARAAAAAHGVTLSEMGFVDPFYAYYDSQLLKRRSPHVPPERLAKDIAEYKKLGVRILGVYPPCLQAEVWETHPEWRRISTNTTEIPVIDLVKFPHGGMLCLLGPYGDFFIEVLAEILRKFPDVDAFSFDGLHYGGVCYCQHCRADYRKEVGGEIPNADLNDPAFRRYQHWADRRMEDLVRRMQTRLKGIKPEVALVTWTTNAGRFGHFLSIPRNMPARMNLLLDAPDQELWLDETNRGTTIVPAIANAYMWAVTNHRVGFSEPYILSHGNPYGKDSFPPAEIQRRMLLAVTYGAQPSIAVAQPPHLQQALYDCMDEVQRRKEWLTQKSPEPWGAMLLSDNSRNFYSRTSGQAEERYLANVFGTFRTAVEEHLQVVLINDWNLTPADLAKYKVLILPNAACLDERQVAAVEGFVRQGGGLVASLDTSRFDEFGDPRQNFALAEVFGVDYQGAPDLTATPAELDENFKLAIGPDYWEKRKSVFDFRQNVASPLNQGRMKTYVNDEPVTFKGAAIRVELLDPAAQTWGTFEAKGVAGAPRQPAVIARQHGAGKVVYFAAGLDAGYYLYAYPYQRLALKHAIQWAAPVLQPVAIEAPMCVHTSVMRQRKGETERLLVHLFSDLNTTGQHALPVDDVPLREETVPIHDIEVTFGSEYRFSRIHLEPGGLDLPVERTADGRSLVTVPRLDIHAIVVGELQPAPRTTDSGDQR, from the coding sequence ATGTCGCGACTCTGCTCGATCGGCGTGTGCCTGGCGATGGCCTTGACCGACATCCGGCCGGTACTTGCTCAGTCACCGGTTCGCGGCATCTGGGGCCGCGAAATCCTGTCGCAACCCTTCGACAAGGAACCGTTCCGCGAGATCCGGATTCCGGAGTGGGTGCAGGAGACCATCGGCTGCGGGTATACGCTGTCCGTGATGGGGACTGAAGCCCGCGCCGCCGCGGCTGCGCATGGGGTGACGCTCAGCGAGATGGGGTTCGTCGATCCCTTCTATGCGTACTACGACAGCCAGCTCCTGAAACGCCGTAGTCCCCATGTGCCGCCCGAACGGCTCGCCAAGGACATCGCGGAGTACAAGAAACTGGGAGTGCGGATCCTGGGAGTCTATCCGCCCTGCCTGCAGGCGGAGGTCTGGGAGACTCATCCGGAGTGGCGGCGGATTTCGACGAACACCACCGAGATCCCCGTGATCGATCTGGTCAAATTCCCCCACGGCGGCATGCTCTGTCTGCTCGGGCCGTACGGTGACTTCTTCATTGAGGTGCTGGCGGAGATCCTGCGAAAATTCCCGGACGTCGACGCCTTCAGCTTTGATGGCCTCCACTATGGCGGTGTCTGCTACTGCCAGCACTGCCGGGCGGACTATCGGAAGGAAGTCGGCGGCGAGATTCCGAACGCGGATCTCAACGATCCTGCCTTCCGGCGGTATCAGCACTGGGCCGACCGGCGGATGGAGGACCTTGTCCGGCGGATGCAGACGCGGCTGAAGGGGATCAAACCGGAGGTGGCTCTCGTCACCTGGACGACCAACGCCGGGAGGTTCGGACACTTCTTAAGTATCCCGCGGAACATGCCCGCGCGGATGAACCTGCTCCTCGACGCCCCGGACCAGGAGCTCTGGCTCGACGAGACTAACCGCGGAACAACGATCGTCCCGGCGATCGCCAACGCTTACATGTGGGCGGTGACCAACCACCGGGTCGGCTTCAGCGAACCGTACATCCTCAGCCACGGCAACCCGTACGGGAAGGACAGTTTTCCACCCGCTGAGATCCAGCGGCGGATGCTGCTCGCCGTCACCTACGGCGCACAGCCGAGTATCGCGGTGGCTCAGCCGCCTCACCTGCAACAGGCGCTCTACGACTGCATGGACGAGGTGCAGCGGCGGAAGGAGTGGCTGACGCAGAAGTCGCCTGAGCCCTGGGGGGCGATGCTGCTCAGCGACAACAGCCGGAACTTCTACAGCCGGACATCGGGCCAGGCGGAAGAACGGTACCTCGCGAATGTGTTCGGGACGTTCCGAACGGCCGTCGAGGAGCATCTGCAGGTCGTGCTGATCAATGACTGGAACCTGACCCCCGCGGATCTGGCGAAGTACAAGGTGCTGATTCTCCCCAATGCCGCGTGCCTCGACGAGCGCCAGGTCGCGGCGGTCGAGGGCTTCGTGCGGCAGGGGGGCGGGCTGGTGGCAAGTCTGGATACCTCGCGTTTCGACGAGTTCGGCGACCCGCGGCAGAATTTTGCGCTGGCGGAGGTGTTCGGCGTCGACTACCAGGGGGCTCCGGACCTGACGGCGACGCCCGCCGAACTGGATGAGAATTTCAAGCTGGCGATCGGTCCCGACTACTGGGAGAAGCGCAAGAGCGTATTCGACTTCCGTCAGAACGTCGCCTCGCCCCTCAACCAGGGACGGATGAAAACCTACGTCAACGACGAGCCGGTGACGTTCAAAGGCGCCGCGATCCGCGTGGAGCTCCTCGACCCGGCTGCGCAGACCTGGGGGACTTTCGAGGCGAAGGGAGTCGCCGGAGCGCCGCGTCAGCCGGCGGTAATCGCCCGGCAGCATGGGGCGGGGAAGGTTGTCTACTTCGCGGCGGGACTCGATGCCGGGTACTACCTCTACGCCTATCCGTACCAGCGACTGGCGCTGAAGCACGCGATTCAGTGGGCGGCGCCCGTTCTGCAGCCGGTGGCTATTGAGGCCCCGATGTGCGTCCACACGTCGGTCATGCGGCAGCGGAAGGGAGAGACCGAGCGATTGCTGGTGCACCTCTTCAGCGATCTCAACACGACCGGCCAGCACGCGCTGCCCGTCGATGACGTGCCGCTGCGGGAAGAGACCGTCCCGATCCATGACATCGAGGTGACGTTCGGATCGGAGTATCGCTTCAGCCGGATCCACCTTGAACCGGGCGGCCTGGACCTGCCTGTCGAGCGAACGGCCGACGGCCGTTCGCTGGTCACCGTCCCCAGACTCGATATTCACGCGATTGTCGTTGGCGAACTTCAACCCGCACCAAGGACGACTGACTCTGGCGATCAGCGATGA